One Desulfobacterales bacterium DNA window includes the following coding sequences:
- the cdaA gene encoding diadenylate cyclase CdaA, translated as MLDVFQYFRWQDVVDILLMSFIIYRTILIIKGTRAVQMLVGIAVLIFVYFVARELELLSLYWLLRTLLSSLFLIIIIVFQHDIRRALTQVGKTPFYKISDEASDHLAIIASAAHYLADRRLGALIVIERDTGLRDYIDSGHRVDAVLSRELLVSLFLPSSPLHDGGVVIAEGRIQTAGCLLPLSKNPYINKRYGTRHRAAIGLSEETDAVVVVVSEETQEISLVKEGEIETMPNEEALRNKLTNIFMPNETTQQIWQSWFNKSSAT; from the coding sequence ATGCTCGACGTGTTCCAATACTTTCGCTGGCAGGATGTGGTTGATATCCTGCTGATGTCGTTCATCATCTACCGGACCATCCTGATCATCAAGGGTACCCGGGCGGTGCAGATGCTCGTCGGCATCGCGGTGTTGATCTTTGTCTATTTCGTGGCCCGGGAGTTGGAGTTGCTCAGCCTCTACTGGCTGCTTCGCACCCTGCTGAGTTCACTGTTCCTGATCATCATCATCGTGTTCCAGCATGACATCCGCCGGGCCCTGACCCAGGTGGGCAAGACCCCCTTTTACAAGATCTCGGACGAGGCGTCCGACCACCTGGCGATCATCGCCTCGGCGGCCCACTACCTGGCCGACCGGCGGCTCGGTGCCCTGATCGTCATTGAGCGGGACACCGGTCTCAGGGACTATATCGACTCAGGCCACCGGGTGGATGCGGTGTTGAGCCGGGAACTGCTGGTCAGCCTGTTCCTGCCCTCCTCACCCCTGCATGACGGCGGGGTGGTGATTGCCGAGGGCCGGATCCAGACCGCCGGCTGTCTCCTGCCGTTGAGCAAGAACCCTTACATCAACAAACGGTACGGCACCAGACACCGGGCCGCCATCGGCCTGTCCGAGGAGACCGATGCGGTGGTGGTGGTGGTCTCCGAGGAAACCCAGGAGATCTCCCTGGTAAAAGAAGGCGAAATCGAGACCATGCCCAACGAGGAAGCGCTGAGAAACAAGCTGACAAACATCTTCATGCCCAACGAGACAACGCAACAGATATGGCAAAGCTGGTTCAACAAATCATCGGCTACCTGA
- a CDS encoding DUF748 domain-containing protein, whose amino-acid sequence MDPRQQQDPFDIITITPADPPPPAESGKPPVRQRGVLSGRVRVLALLLAVGAAIYLLAGYFLVPYLCRTWLVDRLGQQWGWSVTVARAGFNPLDLTLRLEQGRVGPAAGDARGKGEPLFTFARLELDFELASLWKRGPVVRELLLDRPCLRLGADHSFRFLSATLKKNLVKLLLGRGGDSAGKFSLNNIIVHNGSVRYHDPLTSRAHTLEVSDLVLPAVSSIDYRVAERLPFRFNGKIDGSPVELAGRTAANGVLERRLRLTAEDLHLPDYLEDLWPGVLPNLVQGRADCDLDLRFSFAGDNGLQLAVTGSMEFRGLMFQDDQGREAGRINRGSMTITAAPLRGRYRIERLALAGPELRVTRQKDGTITVGGIIVNKGEESTTRVLLEQALVEDGRLLFKDQAVANGFADTWDRISLRLESSGTGADRAVSVAGSARNSTSARLSLTGKLTPAPGGADLGFVVQDLDLSSLQPYWAAILFAGNRELRVSRGRARVSGQLVLGSDKGGQSVEAPLRPAFKEITATLADLVVSRGRTEVLRVPDLVVSGAEIDPAGQRVSLGTVRGRGGMLFLKRDPRGQWPGSGFWKKRADQGPSREPAWHVSVNHLAMDQAELRVEMVTGSVVSADEISLEYSMDPGASGRGSKKNGQLHGSARVAGNGWLRFSGPLRTDPFTAELVCNLEAAELALLKPLLAPWFQAEFQAGVLRASGTVRFPEMVFSGSAGIRGMKAAAGFGDGERRQEMLRWQDGVAEGVEAGLDPAFLRINRITVDRPWLAWIRTGPGRSSLTGFFVKKAGPFLWKTASPGLRIDDIRLEQGSLVYDDRTMDPELNLTISDLHGGITGLESRPDNRARFSLQALVADQAPLFMDGTVGFFDQSPALSSLVRLDDLDLVPFAANLAARLGWEVRQGRLAMDTRYRLASGRVKADNSLRIRGFELGKQLPGGDPGLPLTVALLTDREGVIRLDLPVAGAVHDPDISLRKSLARMVRNLVVKTVVSPFTLVREIFDNGQPVEQVFFAFGSSRLSGPARRGLRDLARLLGQRPRLNIGIRGLADQRGDREAILALREREAARQRLEAELRISEAITRKYGQEEIGPPGPIALQPEREKTAPTVTDRELKELARQRGLAAGRYLREELGVSADRLLELAPELVPDTAAGRPGNRVCFVPDR is encoded by the coding sequence ATGGACCCCCGCCAACAGCAAGACCCCTTTGATATCATTACCATTACCCCTGCCGACCCTCCACCCCCGGCTGAAAGCGGAAAGCCCCCGGTCCGGCAGAGGGGGGTGTTGTCCGGCCGGGTCCGGGTATTGGCCCTTCTGCTGGCTGTTGGCGCGGCCATCTATCTACTGGCCGGCTATTTCCTGGTGCCTTACCTCTGCCGGACCTGGCTGGTGGACCGGCTTGGTCAACAATGGGGCTGGAGTGTCACCGTGGCCAGGGCTGGTTTCAATCCCCTTGATTTGACCCTCCGGCTGGAACAGGGACGGGTCGGCCCGGCGGCCGGCGATGCCCGGGGGAAGGGCGAGCCGTTGTTTACTTTTGCCCGGCTGGAGCTGGATTTCGAATTGGCCTCCCTGTGGAAACGCGGGCCGGTGGTCAGGGAACTGCTGTTGGACCGCCCCTGCCTGAGGCTGGGGGCTGATCATTCGTTCCGGTTCCTGTCCGCGACCCTGAAAAAAAACCTGGTCAAGCTGCTGCTGGGCCGCGGTGGTGACAGCGCCGGGAAGTTTTCCCTGAACAATATCATCGTGCACAACGGTTCTGTCCGGTACCATGATCCGCTCACCTCCAGGGCCCATACCCTGGAGGTGAGCGATCTGGTCCTGCCCGCTGTCTCTTCCATTGACTACCGGGTTGCCGAGCGCCTGCCCTTCCGGTTCAACGGCAAGATCGACGGCAGCCCGGTGGAGCTTGCCGGCCGGACCGCGGCCAACGGCGTATTGGAGCGCCGGCTGCGGTTGACTGCCGAGGATCTCCATCTGCCGGACTATCTTGAGGACCTCTGGCCCGGAGTCCTGCCGAACCTGGTCCAGGGCCGGGCCGACTGTGATCTGGATCTGCGCTTTTCCTTTGCCGGGGACAACGGGCTGCAGCTCGCGGTCACGGGTTCGATGGAGTTTCGCGGGTTAATGTTTCAGGATGATCAGGGCCGGGAGGCGGGCCGGATCAACAGGGGGTCCATGACAATCACGGCCGCGCCGTTGCGCGGCCGTTATCGGATCGAACGACTGGCCCTTGCCGGCCCGGAACTGCGTGTTACTCGGCAAAAGGACGGCACAATCACGGTTGGCGGGATTATTGTCAACAAGGGCGAAGAATCAACCACCCGGGTTCTCTTGGAACAGGCCTTGGTGGAGGACGGCCGGCTTCTTTTTAAAGACCAGGCGGTTGCCAACGGTTTTGCCGACACCTGGGACAGGATCAGCCTCCGGCTCGAGTCCTCCGGAACCGGCGCGGACCGGGCAGTCTCTGTTGCCGGCAGTGCGAGGAACAGTACCAGTGCCCGGTTGTCCCTGACCGGCAAGCTGACTCCCGCTCCAGGGGGCGCGGATCTCGGGTTTGTTGTCCAGGATCTGGACCTGAGTTCCCTGCAGCCCTACTGGGCCGCCATTCTCTTTGCCGGCAACCGGGAACTGCGGGTGAGCAGGGGCCGGGCCCGGGTGAGCGGACAGCTGGTTTTGGGTTCCGATAAAGGCGGGCAGTCTGTCGAAGCACCACTGCGACCGGCGTTTAAGGAGATAACCGCAACCCTGGCCGACCTGGTGGTGAGCCGCGGCCGGACCGAGGTGTTGCGGGTGCCGGACCTGGTGGTGAGCGGGGCGGAGATTGATCCCGCCGGGCAGCGGGTCAGTCTGGGCACGGTGCGCGGCCGCGGCGGCATGCTTTTTTTGAAACGCGACCCCAGGGGGCAATGGCCGGGCAGCGGGTTCTGGAAAAAAAGGGCTGACCAGGGACCCTCCAGGGAGCCGGCATGGCATGTTTCTGTAAACCACCTTGCCATGGATCAGGCCGAACTCCGGGTGGAGATGGTGACCGGGTCGGTTGTCAGCGCTGATGAGATATCCCTTGAATATTCCATGGATCCCGGCGCAAGCGGCCGGGGGAGCAAGAAAAACGGCCAACTGCATGGCTCCGCCCGGGTGGCTGGCAACGGTTGGCTGCGGTTTTCCGGTCCGCTCCGTACGGACCCCTTTACAGCCGAGCTTGTCTGCAACCTGGAGGCGGCGGAACTGGCCCTGCTTAAGCCGTTGCTCGCGCCCTGGTTTCAAGCCGAGTTCCAGGCCGGCGTTCTGCGGGCATCGGGCACGGTCCGTTTTCCGGAGATGGTTTTCAGCGGCAGCGCCGGTATCCGCGGAATGAAAGCCGCGGCCGGGTTCGGCGATGGGGAACGCCGGCAGGAGATGCTGCGCTGGCAGGATGGTGTTGCCGAGGGGGTAGAGGCAGGCCTTGACCCTGCATTCCTGCGGATTAACAGGATAACGGTGGACCGGCCCTGGCTTGCCTGGATCAGGACCGGGCCGGGCCGGTCAAGCCTGACCGGTTTTTTTGTAAAGAAGGCTGGTCCCTTTTTGTGGAAAACCGCTTCCCCCGGCCTTCGTATCGATGATATCCGGCTGGAGCAGGGTTCCCTTGTTTATGACGACCGGACCATGGACCCGGAGCTGAACCTGACCATCAGCGACCTGCACGGCGGGATCACCGGGTTGGAAAGCCGGCCCGATAACCGGGCCCGGTTCTCCTTGCAGGCACTGGTGGCGGACCAGGCCCCACTCTTCATGGACGGGACTGTCGGGTTTTTCGATCAATCTCCGGCCCTGTCCAGCCTGGTCCGGCTGGATGATCTCGACCTGGTCCCGTTTGCCGCCAACCTGGCGGCCCGCCTGGGGTGGGAGGTGCGCCAGGGACGGCTGGCCATGGATACCAGGTACCGCCTGGCCTCGGGCCGGGTCAAGGCGGATAACTCGTTGCGGATCCGTGGATTCGAGCTTGGCAAACAACTACCCGGCGGCGACCCCGGCCTGCCCCTTACCGTGGCCCTGCTTACCGACCGGGAGGGCGTGATCAGGCTTGATCTGCCCGTGGCCGGGGCGGTGCACGACCCGGATATATCGTTGCGGAAAAGTCTGGCCCGAATGGTGCGCAACCTGGTGGTCAAGACCGTGGTCTCGCCCTTTACCCTGGTGCGGGAGATCTTTGATAACGGCCAGCCGGTTGAGCAGGTATTCTTTGCTTTTGGTTCGAGCCGGCTCAGCGGTCCGGCCCGGCGGGGGTTGCGGGACCTTGCCCGGCTGCTCGGTCAACGGCCCCGGCTGAACATCGGTATCCGGGGCCTTGCCGACCAACGCGGGGACCGGGAGGCGATTCTGGCGCTGCGTGAGCGCGAGGCGGCCCGGCAACGGCTGGAGGCCGAGTTGCGGATATCCGAGGCCATCACCAGAAAATACGGCCAGGAGGAGATCGGTCCGCCCGGTCCCATTGCCTTGCAACCGGAGCGGGAAAAGACCGCGCCCACGGTGACGGACAGGGAGTTGAAGGAACTGGCCCGGCAACGCGGTCTTGCGGCTGGCCGCTATCTGCGCGAGGAACTCGGGGTGAGCGCGGACCGGCTCCTGGAACTGGCCCCGGAGCTGGTGCCTGATACTGCTGCCGGCCGACCCGGCAACCGGGTCTGTTTTGTGCCTGACAGGTGA
- the recD gene encoding exodeoxyribonuclease V subunit alpha codes for MSRSRSHPGAQLDPGHFHSGLAGHFAGFINRLATKPGPELELAAALVSIRTAAGHICLDLAAAAGRPLSPSITGADDQQSPATIRCPELSSWREQLLHSGVVGRPGEQTPLILSPQDRLYLHRFWEYEKTVADWILARSRDRLPVDLDKLARDLARLFPESSSPAGIDWRKIAAIVAVTCPFAVVTGGPGTGKTSTVARILALICQQSLPSLPKILLAAPTGKAAARLQEAITRARAAMGNDPEIIAAIPDRAMTIHRLLASRHGIYRSKGDTLSADLVVVDEASMVDLPLMARLVRALPAKGRLILLGDRDQLSSVEPGSILGDICHPAALGSFSTGFRDLVTALTSNRLPENRQDQVVGPLADTMVELRKSFRFREKSGIRRVSSAVRHNDADGLIKALQQHDLADISWQPVPDASEMGRELGRRLDRQGLDFLRCDSPEEAFAALGRFRILCALRHGPYGVLAINALVEKHLARAGLIPRPDDSGNSSPAGPHYCGQPLMITRNDYRTGLFNGDTGILLPDPGNRDRLRAFFQNPDGTIRTLSPGHLPSHETVHAITVHKSQGSEFDRILLILPPAMSPVLTRELLYTALTRAKNAIELWATEEVLRATIASPITRDSGLMDALWEDRGQETGNR; via the coding sequence ATGAGCCGATCCCGATCACACCCCGGCGCGCAACTTGATCCAGGCCATTTCCACAGCGGTCTTGCCGGACATTTTGCCGGGTTTATCAACCGGTTGGCCACAAAACCAGGGCCGGAACTTGAGCTGGCCGCGGCCCTGGTCAGCATCCGGACCGCGGCCGGCCACATCTGTCTCGACCTGGCCGCTGCGGCCGGCCGGCCGCTCTCCCCGTCAATCACCGGGGCTGATGATCAACAATCGCCGGCCACGATCCGCTGTCCGGAACTGTCCTCCTGGCGGGAACAGCTCCTGCACAGCGGAGTGGTGGGCCGGCCCGGTGAACAGACCCCGCTGATCCTCTCTCCCCAGGACCGGCTTTATCTCCACCGGTTCTGGGAATACGAAAAAACCGTGGCCGACTGGATCCTCGCCCGCAGCCGGGACCGTCTCCCGGTCGATCTTGACAAACTCGCCCGGGACCTGGCCCGGCTCTTCCCGGAATCTTCCTCCCCGGCCGGAATCGACTGGCGGAAAATCGCCGCCATTGTTGCGGTGACCTGCCCCTTTGCCGTGGTCACCGGCGGTCCGGGAACCGGCAAGACCTCCACCGTGGCCCGGATCCTGGCCCTTATCTGCCAGCAGAGTCTGCCATCATTGCCAAAAATTCTCCTGGCCGCGCCCACTGGCAAGGCCGCGGCCCGGCTGCAGGAGGCGATCACCCGGGCCCGGGCCGCCATGGGCAATGATCCGGAGATCATTGCCGCCATACCGGACCGGGCAATGACCATCCACCGGCTGCTCGCCTCCAGGCACGGCATATATCGCTCCAAAGGCGACACCCTGTCCGCCGATCTGGTGGTGGTGGACGAGGCCTCGATGGTGGACCTGCCCTTGATGGCCAGGCTGGTCCGGGCCCTGCCTGCCAAGGGCCGGTTGATTCTCCTGGGCGACCGCGACCAGCTCTCCTCGGTGGAGCCCGGCTCCATCCTGGGCGATATCTGCCACCCGGCCGCGCTCGGGTCGTTCAGCACCGGGTTCCGCGACCTGGTCACCGCCCTGACCAGCAACCGGCTGCCTGAAAACCGGCAGGATCAGGTGGTCGGCCCCCTGGCAGACACCATGGTCGAGCTGCGGAAGAGCTTCCGCTTCCGGGAAAAAAGCGGCATCCGCCGGGTAAGCAGCGCTGTCCGTCACAACGATGCCGATGGCCTTATCAAGGCCCTGCAACAACACGACCTGGCGGACATCAGCTGGCAGCCGGTCCCGGATGCAAGCGAGATGGGCAGGGAACTGGGCCGGCGGCTGGACCGGCAAGGGCTGGATTTTCTCCGCTGCGACTCGCCGGAAGAGGCCTTTGCCGCGCTGGGCCGGTTCCGGATCCTCTGCGCCCTGCGGCACGGTCCATACGGGGTCCTGGCAATCAACGCCCTGGTTGAAAAACACCTTGCCCGGGCCGGACTCATTCCCCGGCCGGACGATTCCGGCAACAGCAGCCCGGCCGGGCCGCATTATTGCGGCCAGCCGCTGATGATCACCAGAAACGACTATAGAACCGGCCTGTTCAACGGCGACACCGGGATCCTGCTTCCAGACCCCGGGAACCGCGACCGGCTGCGGGCCTTTTTCCAGAACCCGGACGGCACGATCCGCACCCTGTCGCCCGGTCATCTGCCCTCCCATGAGACCGTCCATGCGATCACGGTCCATAAGAGTCAGGGTTCGGAATTCGACCGGATCCTGCTGATCCTGCCCCCGGCCATGTCGCCGGTACTCACCCGGGAACTCCTTTATACCGCCCTGACCCGGGCAAAGAACGCGATTGAACTGTGGGCCACGGAAGAGGTGCTCAGGGCGACCATCGCCTCGCCCATCACCAGGGACTCCGGGCTGATGGACGCCCTGTGGGAAGACAGGGGACAGGAAACAGGAAACAGATAA